The window tttttctttgtttgtgtggtttttttgtttgtttgttttttttttttttttttttgaatgagtTAGTTCTACCGTATAAATTATATGGAGAAGTTCCAATAGTCCAGGGATCCATCTCTCTATTTTGCTGCTCTTGTTTCTCATCCCATTTTCCTCTTAGATTTTGTAGTTGTGAATGTTGGATTGGTGATATGTTTTCTCCCTTGAAGCGCTTTGTCATGTTTTAAGCTTTCTAATGCATATTGGATTGGAACCTATGGTTATTGCACTCTTTACCCTTCTTCCTATGCAGTGGACCAGGCTCTTTCTGTTTCCATTAGTGTGGATCACCTTTTATGAAACGGTTGATGcattttctttcatcttctcAACTGAAATCGTTAAGGTAAACAGAATTAGCAATGCCTTAGAGAGCAAATTGGATTAGTTTCACTAAAATATAAAACCAAGACTATTGATTCAGTTTGGGGTGGAGTATCGAAGAGGTGagtatttttattaattgacAAAGGACCTAACCTTACCTAATTTTCTTGAGGCAAAATGCTGCAGACATCCCATCCCGATTTggaccttcaaaatatttggTCATTCTTTACATTGGCTTGATTTTCACAGggtgagttattttattttcgaAATacgaaaaagaaaagttttaggCTGCTTATCTGTCCGTATAGTCATTGATCCAAGTCATTGAAACTTTGTAAGTTTTTGATTGGACAGAAAgtgatgattttctttttcttgtgtgTAGCCAAAAATCCAATTAAAAAGGATAAAAGCTTGCAATCTTCCATATTGACATCCCAAAGCTTCCTCTCCTAGAAAGTATAGATGTCAATGGGTTGTCCAAAAAGGACTCTCTATATTGGAAGGTTCGTATCATTACAAAATTCAAGCAATAGACAATCTGACAAATTGCCAGCACCGGAACTCATGGAATTAAGGGTGACCAAGCATACGTAGTTATGAGAAAACTAGTTAATAAACCATTTGatattatgtgtgtgtgtggctcATTTATTGTCATGCAGCTCATTGATTGCTTACATGTTGTTTTTGTGTTCTCTGTGGAGTTATTTCTGAATGATCAGGTTCTTTATATTTATGTCTTTACGGATTTGTGGTATTTGGAGTTTCATTTCAGGGTTGaagaaaatcaaattctaatGTAGCTCAAAGGATTTCTCTGGTTGCTAGagtgtatatgtatatatatctaTTTGAATGAAGGTGTCAAGCTGAAATTACATTTCTAGAAGTTCCCTTTTGATAGAGCTTTGTGAGTGGATCTTCTAAACTAGGAAAATAATGTCAGACATCCGTGTTGATCCAAGCGAGCTTCATTGGAAAAAGAACCTTAATGTGCTTCGCAAGGGCAAGGCTGCTCGGTTTTTACGTGACCCTGAAACTAGTTCTTCATGGAGGTCTCCTTTGAGTTCGAGATCCGTGGCTGCAACTACCGGTTGGAACTATTTAAATGGAACCGCGGGAAACTGCATAGGAACAAATCACATCAGCGGCTACTCTGAAAATGGGGCTCATCTGGCCATTAGAGGTGTAAACAATCGGAAAAAGGTCTTTCTCTACAATTGGAGGCATCAATCTAGCAGATCAAGTGATAATGGGGCAAAGTTAGGTGAGGATAAGTTTGGGCAAGGAGGATCAGTTCCTTGGAGTCCTGAAGATAGCTTGAgtgatacacaaaaagaagattctATGAGTGATTCATTTCTTGGGGACCCTATCATGGTCTTCAGAGCCAAAGAGGCAAGCGCAGAGATACCAGTGAGAAGAACTGTTAGGAGGTTGAAGAAAAATTCTACTTCCTCAAGGCAACCTATCAGCAGAAACTCCAAAAATTCGAAACGACTGGATATTCCAACTATCTCTATGGGTGAAACACTTAACTCGGTTGAGCAATCAGATGACACGGAATACTGCAACTCTGAGGATTTGCGGATTTTAACGAACAACTTGACCCAGAAATTAGGATATACTCCAAGGTCGGCTTCTCCATGGCTTCCCAGGTGTGGGAACTGGTCTCATTCATCCAAGCTTTTGAAAAGCATTCGAAGGGACGATTCTTCATATTCCTATACCCCAGCATCAACTAGTTCTTACAAACGATATGAGAAACGAAATCCCAGTACCATTGGGTCTTGGGATGGCACTACAGCTTCCTTCAATGGAGATGAATTGGATCAGTTGGATCTACCAAGACGCCAAGGATGTGGAATTCCTTGCTATTGGTCGAAGAGGACACCAAAGCATAGGGGGTGTGGAGGTTGTTACTCTCCTTCACTTTCGGATACATTAAGGAGAAAAGGAAGTAGCATCCTGTGTGGAAGCCAGACACTGTATCATAGGCATCGGGCATCTAGGCCTAGCAAGGACAAACTTGTTTCAAGATCTTCAGAAGGTCTGGCACTGTTGACCAACAGTTGTGATGGTAGAGGATGCTCAACAGGTTCATCCATCGAAACTGGACAGAGTGATGATGAACTTTCCACCAATTTTGGCGAGCTTGACTTGGAAGCGTTGAGCCGGTTGGATGGACGGAGATGGTCATCAAGCTGCAGAAGTCAAGAGGGGTTAGAACTAGTAGCTTTAACAGTAGGAACTGAAGAAGGGACTCCTGACCATATTAGAAGCATGAGCCAGAAATATAGGCCAAGGTCCTTTGATGAAATAATTGGGCAGAATATTGTGGTTCGGTCTCTTATTAATGCCATTTCAAGGGGAAGGATTGCTCCTTTCTATCTTTTCCAAGGGCCCCGTGGAACTGGAAAAACATCAACAGCCAGGATATTTGCTGCTGCTTTGAATTGCCGGGAAGACCCTAAGCCATGTGGATTCTGCAGGGAATGCACTGATATCATCTCTTTCAAGAGCAGAGATATCAGAGAAGTTAATGCtacaaataagaaagaaatagatAAAGTTCGGTCCTGGTTGAAAGATCTGTCCAAAAACCCTGCATCACGTTTCAAGGTCCTTGTGCTTGATGAATGTCATTTGTTACCTTCCAAGACATGGTCAGCGTTTATGAAGTTTCTTGAAGAACCTCCTCTTCGTGTTGTCTTCATATTCATTACTGCAGATCTAGATAGCATTCCTCGTACTGTACTATCACGGTGCCAGAAATAcatcttcaacaaaattaaaGAGGCTGATATTGTTACCAGATTAAAAAAGGTTTCAGCAGATGAGAATCTGGATGTtgaatcagatgcactggagcTGATTGCTTTGAATGCAGAGGGTTCACTTCGAGATGCTGAAACCATGTTAGACCAATTGAGTTTGCTAGGAAAAAGAATCACGACAGCTCTTGTAAATGAACTTGTAAGTGTTCTCATACTCCCTTTGATTCCCAGTATTGttggttattttttaataatcaaTGTTCAACATTGGCATTTGTCGGAAAACCTGATCTTTTCTAATTATGCCTGACTTGGTCTCTTAAATGGTAAACTTGTAGATATAACTTAAAAAGGACAACAGAATGCCTCATTATATTCACATTATTTAGTTACTTTTATTTTGGTTCATCCATCTGGTCCAGTGTGTTTCATTACAATAGCTTATGATTAATTTGATTATCAACCAATTTTGCTCTTTCTGCTAGCTTGTTCCATCATTATATGTGAATTAATGAAAGCTCACATTATTTGTTACTTTCTCCTGCATAGGTGGGTGTTGTTTCAGATGAGAAATTGCTTGATCTTTTGGAGCTTGCCATGTCATCAGACACGGCAGAAACAGTAAAGAGAGCCAGGGAGTTGATGGATTCTGGGGTTGATCCTGTGGCCTTGATGTCTCAATTAGCAGGCCTTATTATGGATATTATTGCTGGAACATACCACTTAGTTGATTCAAAAAGCAGTGGTTCATACTTCAATGGGCGAAGTTGTAAGTACAACGCACATGCCCTATGTTTAGTTTATCTCATGCATTTGAATGGTAATTATTAATGGTGTATTCAGTCCTGTTGCTTTCCTACATTTATTTGTTCTTGTTGCTTAACATTAGTTTATTACTGTGGAGAAATCTGCCAATCTGGTGTGAAGCTAAATCCTACGCCAAGCTTGTCATATAATTTAGTTAGGATTGTACCAAGAATAGATCAACAGGTTTGGTTAGGTTTAGATGGGATTTTAAGTAGAGTTTTTGGGTAAGATTTTGTTTCTGCCTTCGAAGGATTGTCATAAGGGGTCAGTTGTTCTTGCCATAGTGGACACAGCAACAAGGCGATCCAAGGTGGTAGCTGAGGCAAAAAAACCATGGTGACACCAAAggcgcctggacgcctaggcgccttgacaactatagttCTCCCTGTGTATGATCAATAGAAAATGTTCCCTTGCAAAACCTATA is drawn from Macadamia integrifolia cultivar HAES 741 chromosome 7, SCU_Mint_v3, whole genome shotgun sequence and contains these coding sequences:
- the LOC122084074 gene encoding protein STICHEL; amino-acid sequence: MSDIRVDPSELHWKKNLNVLRKGKAARFLRDPETSSSWRSPLSSRSVAATTGWNYLNGTAGNCIGTNHISGYSENGAHLAIRGVNNRKKVFLYNWRHQSSRSSDNGAKLGEDKFGQGGSVPWSPEDSLSDTQKEDSMSDSFLGDPIMVFRAKEASAEIPVRRTVRRLKKNSTSSRQPISRNSKNSKRLDIPTISMGETLNSVEQSDDTEYCNSEDLRILTNNLTQKLGYTPRSASPWLPRCGNWSHSSKLLKSIRRDDSSYSYTPASTSSYKRYEKRNPSTIGSWDGTTASFNGDELDQLDLPRRQGCGIPCYWSKRTPKHRGCGGCYSPSLSDTLRRKGSSILCGSQTLYHRHRASRPSKDKLVSRSSEGLALLTNSCDGRGCSTGSSIETGQSDDELSTNFGELDLEALSRLDGRRWSSSCRSQEGLELVALTVGTEEGTPDHIRSMSQKYRPRSFDEIIGQNIVVRSLINAISRGRIAPFYLFQGPRGTGKTSTARIFAAALNCREDPKPCGFCRECTDIISFKSRDIREVNATNKKEIDKVRSWLKDLSKNPASRFKVLVLDECHLLPSKTWSAFMKFLEEPPLRVVFIFITADLDSIPRTVLSRCQKYIFNKIKEADIVTRLKKVSADENLDVESDALELIALNAEGSLRDAETMLDQLSLLGKRITTALVNELVGVVSDEKLLDLLELAMSSDTAETVKRARELMDSGVDPVALMSQLAGLIMDIIAGTYHLVDSKSSGSYFNGRSLTVAELERLKQALKVLSEAEKQLRLSSERSTWFTAALLQLGSAPSSELSHSSSSWWQSSKTTAEDPSGPSVEASIHKKQPDALRVARKSTSSSVSMPIAVNVCSSSHEDQLVDHSSLESRAMHSRFMEVCASGTSNEESAAGSRVFRCISPGKLDDIWVRCIDKCPSKKLKQLLRVHGKLVSISEVEGVLIVSIAFVDRDIKSRAEGFLGSITNSVRVVLRHNVDVRIGLLNDSEISVERLPPFQLTDSLTRPKHLETSERESKSDCGNLINGCADLDPYQELQKVRREAFNSSEDTLQGGKLERCDLSESLTERNFQATTGLPAFVNNEDAGKSILEKQEIPMPRIQAISDEQLLETAWVQAEEKGTPGSISRLKPERNQVLPQDSVYRQNQKSSIMPSLSSQHGDDELNDEIKASKINDNRINLKIQNGRRVEHYAMSPSLLHNNGFPGNFNQENMGYESGSGPAGCNGLLCWKTSKHINKEKVKLGTPVRSQKGRRLVWFRQCQRSRKIENGFRR